A single genomic interval of Rhizobium binae harbors:
- a CDS encoding MaoC family dehydratase, which produces MHELSLADVPSRIGQELGKSEWITVDQTTIDLFADATHDHQFIHVHPERAAVESPFGGTIAHGFLTLSLLSAMNFSGMPRIREQTMGLNYGLDRVRFMSPVKTGSRVRGRFVLSECQFRGASMLVTTYEVTVEIENESRPALTANWITIIQFDPNDRPKGI; this is translated from the coding sequence ATGCACGAACTTTCGCTCGCCGACGTGCCGTCGCGAATTGGCCAGGAACTCGGTAAATCCGAATGGATCACCGTCGATCAAACCACAATCGATCTCTTCGCCGATGCGACACACGATCATCAATTCATCCACGTGCACCCGGAACGCGCAGCAGTCGAAAGCCCGTTTGGTGGCACTATCGCTCATGGCTTCTTGACGCTCTCGCTTCTGTCGGCGATGAACTTCAGCGGCATGCCAAGGATCCGCGAGCAGACCATGGGCCTTAACTACGGCTTAGACCGGGTGCGTTTCATGTCACCGGTTAAGACCGGTAGCCGCGTGCGCGGTCGCTTCGTTCTCTCTGAATGTCAATTTCGCGGCGCAAGCATGCTGGTGACCACTTACGAGGTGACGGTCGAGATCGAGAACGAGAGCCGACCGGCACTCACTGCCAATTGGATCACGATCATTCAGTTTGACCCAAACGACAGGCCTAAAGGAATTTGA
- the glmS gene encoding glutamine--fructose-6-phosphate transaminase (isomerizing): MCGIVGIVGHKPVSERLIEALERLEYRGYDSSGVATIFEGELHRRRAEGKLGNLKTRLKEAPLSGTVGIAHTRWATHGAPTECNAHPHFADGVAVVHNGIIENFSELKEALAEVGVKFETDTDTEVIAHLLTKFRRDGMGCLEAMHAMLKCVKGAFALAILFEDDPATIMVARYGPPLVIGHGDGEMFLGSDAIALAPFTNDITYLNDGDWAAVGKTSVQVFDTEGKVVTRPRHMSLATADLVGKGNHRHFMEKEIYEQPEVIARALGHYINVNDNHVIATSTDIGFGRVESLAISACGTAYLAGLVGKYWFERYARLMVEIDVASEFRYREIPLSLRSAALFISQSGETADTLASLRYCKAQGLRIGAVVNTAESTIAREADAIFPILAGPEIGVASTKAFTCQLAVLAALAIGAGKARGTITDDEEQALVQSLATLPGVMRRVLNDIKPQIELLSRELSHYRDVLYLGRGTNFPLAMEGALKLKEVSYIHAEGYAAGELKHGPIALIDENMPVIVIAPHDRFFDKTVSNMQEVAARGGRIILITDETGASMSKLPTMHTIVLPNVEEIIAPMIFSLPLQLLAYHTAVVMGADVDQPRNLAKSVTVE, encoded by the coding sequence ATGTGTGGGATTGTTGGCATAGTGGGACATAAGCCCGTGTCGGAGCGGCTGATCGAAGCCTTGGAGCGGCTGGAATATCGCGGCTATGATTCATCCGGCGTTGCTACGATCTTCGAGGGAGAATTGCACCGACGCCGTGCAGAAGGCAAGCTCGGGAACCTTAAAACGAGATTGAAAGAAGCGCCCCTGAGCGGCACTGTCGGCATTGCCCACACACGATGGGCTACCCATGGCGCGCCGACAGAATGCAACGCTCACCCGCACTTTGCCGATGGTGTAGCCGTTGTTCATAACGGTATCATCGAAAATTTCTCCGAGCTAAAGGAAGCATTGGCGGAGGTAGGGGTCAAGTTTGAGACCGATACGGACACCGAGGTGATTGCGCATCTCCTGACAAAATTCCGCCGGGATGGCATGGGATGCCTTGAGGCAATGCATGCCATGTTGAAGTGCGTCAAGGGCGCCTTCGCTCTTGCCATCCTGTTTGAGGATGATCCCGCCACCATCATGGTGGCGCGCTATGGACCACCGTTAGTGATAGGCCACGGCGATGGTGAGATGTTTCTAGGCTCCGACGCGATCGCTCTTGCTCCGTTCACCAATGACATCACATATCTGAACGATGGCGATTGGGCTGCTGTAGGCAAAACCAGTGTCCAAGTTTTCGACACGGAAGGCAAAGTCGTTACGCGCCCACGGCACATGTCGCTTGCTACCGCAGACCTGGTCGGCAAGGGCAATCACCGGCATTTTATGGAGAAGGAAATCTACGAGCAACCCGAGGTCATCGCCCGTGCTCTTGGTCACTATATCAATGTCAACGATAATCATGTCATAGCCACTTCAACCGACATCGGTTTTGGCAGGGTTGAGAGCCTCGCAATTTCTGCCTGCGGCACTGCATATCTAGCGGGGCTGGTTGGCAAATATTGGTTCGAACGCTACGCACGGTTAATGGTTGAAATTGATGTCGCCTCTGAATTCCGCTATCGCGAAATCCCGTTGTCGCTGCGGTCGGCAGCGCTCTTCATCTCTCAATCTGGTGAGACGGCTGACACGCTTGCATCGCTACGCTATTGCAAAGCACAAGGTCTGAGAATAGGCGCTGTCGTCAATACCGCAGAATCAACTATTGCCCGCGAGGCAGATGCCATCTTTCCGATCCTCGCCGGGCCAGAGATCGGCGTTGCTTCTACCAAGGCATTCACCTGCCAGCTTGCTGTTCTCGCTGCACTAGCCATCGGCGCAGGCAAGGCGCGGGGCACAATCACGGACGACGAGGAGCAGGCGCTGGTCCAAAGTCTGGCGACGTTGCCGGGCGTTATGCGACGAGTGCTGAACGACATCAAGCCGCAGATCGAGCTCTTGTCACGGGAATTGTCGCATTACCGCGACGTGCTCTATCTCGGCCGTGGCACAAATTTCCCATTGGCCATGGAAGGTGCGCTGAAGCTCAAGGAGGTTTCCTATATTCATGCTGAAGGTTATGCGGCAGGAGAATTAAAACACGGTCCGATCGCCCTGATCGATGAAAATATGCCAGTCATCGTCATCGCGCCACATGATCGGTTCTTCGATAAGACTGTCTCCAATATGCAGGAAGTGGCCGCCCGCGGCGGCCGTATCATTCTGATCACCGACGAGACGGGTGCGTCGATGTCGAAACTCCCCACCATGCACACCATCGTGTTGCCTAATGTTGAGGAGATTATCGCGCCGATGATCTTTTCTCTGCCGCTGCAGCTTCTTGCCTATCACACGGCCGTCGTCATGGGGGCAGATGTGGACCAGCCGCGGAATCTGGCTAAATCAGTCACGGTCGAATGA
- the nodL gene encoding nodulation O-acetyltransferase NodL — protein MTRSQKEKMLAGEMYNAADPEIQAELLLTGAWLKRYNDTLGDPAERWHALLLERLGTVGLGAAIRPPFHCDYGFNIRIGAWVYINFNCVILDVAAVTIGDGTAIGPAVQIYTADHPHDPEQRQAGLQLGRPVSIGSHVWIGGGAIILPGVTIGDHAVIGAGSVVTRDVAAGSTAMGNPARVRVGGRLPQS, from the coding sequence ATGACACGCAGCCAAAAAGAAAAGATGCTTGCTGGCGAAATGTACAACGCAGCGGACCCCGAGATCCAAGCCGAGCTGCTCCTCACCGGGGCTTGGCTGAAGCGCTATAATGACACGCTGGGCGACCCCGCCGAGCGGTGGCATGCGCTGCTGTTAGAACGATTGGGCACGGTCGGGCTTGGAGCTGCTATTCGTCCTCCGTTCCACTGCGATTATGGGTTCAATATCCGGATCGGAGCTTGGGTGTACATCAATTTCAACTGCGTCATTCTTGACGTGGCAGCAGTGACTATCGGTGACGGAACCGCAATAGGGCCTGCTGTGCAGATTTATACTGCGGACCATCCACATGATCCAGAGCAGCGCCAGGCTGGGCTACAGTTGGGACGACCTGTCAGCATTGGCAGCCACGTCTGGATTGGCGGTGGAGCAATCATTCTCCCGGGTGTGACGATCGGCGATCATGCTGTCATTGGCGCTGGTAGCGTGGTCACACGAGATGTTGCTGCAGGAAGCACGGCCATGGGAAATCCAGCTCGGGTCAGGGTTGGTGGACGCTTGCCGCAATCATAA
- a CDS encoding helix-turn-helix domain-containing protein, translating into MTHDQARGKRIREAISRGKIRKVHALAAELNVSVAAVSRWQNGGHTSLESACALARLLDVSLDWLLLGRGTMDGHRNSAISTTELLWVMALRGRSAAAQSNLIGLLESIPPERALR; encoded by the coding sequence ATGACCCACGATCAGGCGCGCGGCAAACGTATTCGGGAAGCGATATCTCGAGGCAAGATCCGGAAAGTGCACGCTCTTGCGGCCGAACTGAATGTCTCCGTCGCTGCTGTCTCACGCTGGCAGAATGGCGGCCATACGTCCCTGGAAAGCGCCTGCGCTCTCGCGCGCTTGTTGGATGTCTCCCTCGACTGGCTGCTCTTGGGGCGAGGGACCATGGACGGGCATAGGAACAGCGCGATCTCCACCACGGAATTGTTATGGGTAATGGCGCTGCGCGGCCGATCTGCGGCGGCTCAGTCCAATCTTATTGGGCTGCTCGAATCCATCCCTCCGGAACGCGCGTTACGCTAA
- a CDS encoding acyl-homoserine-lactone synthase, which yields MLRILTRDMLETDRHAFDEMFRARAAVFRDRLGWQVDVRDQSERDRYDEAEDPVYLVTQRPCGTLTGSLRLLPTTGATMLKSEFRHFFDQPIDVDSPTTWECTRFCVHPSAGHIAQSRAVATELLSGLCDLALDAGIENIVGVYDGAMAGVYRRIGWRPTPLARSLPEIGKLYVGLWDVTADNCRTLRTNLARHLNHTSSCPGGALVDGGRQ from the coding sequence ATGTTGCGGATACTCACCAGAGACATGCTTGAGACCGATCGGCATGCTTTCGATGAAATGTTTCGGGCGCGCGCCGCCGTTTTTCGCGATCGGCTGGGATGGCAGGTCGACGTCCGGGACCAGTCGGAAAGGGACCGATATGACGAAGCCGAAGATCCCGTATATCTCGTCACGCAACGACCTTGCGGCACGCTGACGGGTTCGCTGCGCCTGCTGCCGACGACGGGGGCAACAATGCTCAAAAGCGAGTTTCGGCATTTCTTCGATCAGCCTATCGACGTCGACAGCCCGACGACGTGGGAATGTACTCGCTTTTGCGTTCACCCATCTGCCGGACACATTGCGCAATCGCGCGCAGTCGCCACCGAACTGCTCTCAGGGCTTTGCGATCTCGCTCTAGACGCCGGTATCGAAAACATCGTCGGCGTCTATGATGGGGCGATGGCCGGGGTGTATCGCCGGATCGGCTGGAGGCCGACGCCTCTTGCCCGATCACTGCCCGAGATCGGCAAACTATATGTCGGCCTATGGGATGTGACCGCGGACAACTGTCGGACACTTCGGACCAACCTAGCCCGACACCTCAATCATACCTCTTCCTGTCCTGGCGGAGCCCTTGTCGATGGTGGCAGGCAGTAA
- a CDS encoding helix-turn-helix transcriptional regulator, whose translation MLSSSRFFYSLDRISASPTLGDLETTLDEVRHIYAISHMVLHVTRFSGGAANNPLLMLTYPPEWVKQYLARDYFSIDPVVRLGQRGFLPVEWSASKWDSGRAQGFFKEAMTFGIGQQGVTLPVRGPHGERSLFTITSNQPDSYWRRFRMDNMRDLQFLAHHLHDRAMVLSGMRKIADFPQLSRRELQCLEMTASGLLAKQICARLSISVSAVQLYLASARRKLTVATTSEAVAKATALELISAW comes from the coding sequence ATGCTGAGCAGTTCTCGTTTTTTCTACAGTTTGGATCGGATCTCCGCGTCGCCGACATTGGGAGATCTGGAAACGACGCTGGACGAAGTCCGCCACATCTATGCGATATCGCACATGGTTCTGCATGTGACCCGCTTCTCCGGCGGGGCAGCCAACAATCCATTGCTCATGCTGACCTACCCGCCCGAGTGGGTGAAGCAATATCTTGCCCGGGATTATTTCAGCATCGATCCCGTCGTGCGGCTCGGACAGCGCGGCTTTCTGCCCGTGGAATGGTCCGCGTCAAAGTGGGATTCAGGCCGGGCTCAGGGCTTCTTTAAGGAGGCGATGACCTTCGGTATCGGGCAGCAAGGCGTGACCCTGCCGGTGCGTGGGCCTCACGGGGAGCGATCGCTGTTTACGATCACCTCCAATCAGCCCGACTCCTACTGGCGTCGGTTCCGCATGGATAACATGCGCGACCTGCAGTTTCTCGCCCACCATCTCCACGACAGGGCGATGGTTCTGTCGGGGATGAGAAAAATTGCGGATTTTCCGCAACTGTCCCGCCGCGAACTGCAATGTCTTGAGATGACGGCCAGCGGCCTTCTGGCAAAGCAGATCTGCGCCCGCTTGTCCATTTCGGTAAGTGCGGTGCAGCTCTATCTCGCCTCGGCACGCCGAAAGCTGACCGTCGCCACGACCAGTGAAGCTGTCGCCAAAGCCACGGCGCTCGAATTGATATCAGCGTGGTGA
- a CDS encoding beta-ketoacyl-[acyl-carrier-protein] synthase family protein, with the protein MDRRVVITGLGGLCGLGTDASSIWTEMREGRSAIGPISNSEIHELKGMIGTEIKVLPQHDIDRKQLISMDRFSLLAVLAAKEAMLQAGLSCDEGNAHRFGATVGVGFGGWDATEKAYRTLLLGGATRTELFTGVKAMPSAAACQVSMNLGLRGPVFGATSACASANHAIASAVDQIKLGRADVMLAGGSDAPLVWIVLKAWEAMRVLAPDTCRPFSADRKGLVLGEGAGMAVLESYEHAAARGATMLAEVAGIGLSADAYHIAAPAVHGPEAAMRACLVDAGLNAEDVDYLNAHGTGTKANDQIETTAIKRVFGDHARSLSISSTKSTHAHCLGAASALEMIACVMAIQEGVVPPTANYREPDPDCDLDITPNVPRERRVRVAMSNAFAMGGMNAVLAFKQVQ; encoded by the coding sequence ATGGATAGGCGCGTCGTTATCACCGGATTGGGCGGACTGTGCGGACTGGGCACCGATGCTTCCTCTATCTGGACGGAGATGCGCGAAGGCCGCTCCGCCATCGGCCCGATCTCAAACTCAGAGATTCATGAGCTGAAGGGGATGATCGGGACCGAGATCAAAGTGCTGCCTCAACACGACATTGATCGCAAGCAGCTCATCTCCATGGACCGCTTCAGCCTGCTTGCCGTGCTTGCAGCTAAAGAAGCCATGCTACAGGCCGGCCTTTCGTGCGATGAAGGAAATGCCCACCGTTTCGGCGCGACAGTGGGCGTTGGCTTTGGCGGCTGGGACGCTACCGAGAAGGCCTACCGCACCCTCCTATTGGGCGGCGCGACCCGCACTGAGCTATTCACTGGGGTAAAGGCAATGCCTAGCGCGGCTGCCTGTCAGGTAAGCATGAACCTCGGGCTGCGGGGGCCAGTCTTCGGTGCCACCTCTGCCTGCGCCTCGGCCAACCATGCGATCGCTTCAGCGGTAGATCAGATCAAGCTCGGTAGGGCGGACGTTATGCTAGCTGGAGGAAGCGACGCGCCACTCGTGTGGATCGTGCTTAAGGCATGGGAAGCAATGCGCGTACTCGCTCCAGATACTTGCCGGCCATTCTCCGCCGACAGGAAAGGACTAGTTTTGGGCGAGGGTGCGGGCATGGCCGTGTTGGAAAGCTATGAGCATGCCGCCGCCCGCGGTGCAACGATGCTTGCCGAGGTCGCCGGCATCGGCCTTTCCGCCGATGCCTATCACATCGCTGCACCAGCTGTGCATGGGCCGGAGGCGGCGATGCGCGCCTGCCTTGTTGATGCGGGTTTAAATGCCGAGGATGTAGACTACCTCAACGCCCATGGCACCGGCACCAAGGCCAACGATCAGATCGAAACGACGGCGATTAAGCGCGTCTTCGGTGACCATGCTCGATCGTTGTCCATCTCTTCTACCAAATCCACTCACGCGCACTGCCTCGGGGCAGCAAGTGCGCTCGAAATGATAGCCTGCGTGATGGCGATCCAAGAAGGTGTCGTGCCGCCCACCGCCAACTATCGCGAACCAGACCCCGATTGTGATCTGGACATCACGCCAAATGTGCCCCGGGAGCGCAGGGTGCGCGTGGCCATGAGCAACGCTTTCGCCATGGGCGGCATGAATGCTGTCCTTGCGTTCAAGCAGGTGCAATGA
- a CDS encoding acyl carrier protein: MADQLTLEIISAINKLVKAENGERTIVALGEITTDTELTSLGIDSLGLADVLWDLEQLYGIKIEMNTADAWSNLNNIGDVVEAVRGLLTKEV, encoded by the coding sequence ATGGCTGACCAACTCACACTGGAAATTATCAGTGCGATCAATAAGCTCGTCAAAGCTGAAAACGGCGAGAGAACGATCGTAGCGCTCGGCGAAATAACGACTGACACTGAGTTGACTTCACTTGGCATCGATTCGTTGGGTTTGGCCGATGTCCTTTGGGATCTGGAGCAACTCTACGGCATTAAGATCGAGATGAATACGGCCGATGCCTGGTCGAACCTCAACAACATCGGCGACGTGGTGGAAGCCGTCCGTGGCCTGCTCACCAAGGAGGTCTGA
- the nodD1 gene encoding LysR family transcriptional regulator, with protein sequence MRFKGLDLNLLVALDALMTERKLTAAARSINLSQPAMSAAISRLRDYFRDDLFIMQRRELVPTPRAEALAPAVREALLHIQLSVIAWDPINPAESDRRFRIILSDFMALVFFDKIILRLAREAPRVSFELLPLDDDPEELLRRGDVDFLILPDLFMSGAHPKARLFEEELVCVGCSTNEQLQGKLSLEQYMSMGHVAAKFGRGLKPSVEQWLLLEHGFKRRIELVVPGFNLIPPLLSGTNRIATIPLRLVKHYEQTIPLRIIEHPLPLLSFTEAVQWPALHNTDPGNIWMREIMIKEASRMESEMQSCTS encoded by the coding sequence ATGCGTTTTAAAGGCCTAGATCTAAACCTTCTTGTAGCACTCGACGCTCTAATGACCGAGCGCAAGCTCACAGCAGCGGCGCGCAGCATCAACCTCAGCCAACCCGCCATGAGCGCTGCCATCTCTAGGTTGCGCGACTATTTCCGCGACGACCTTTTTATCATGCAGAGACGGGAGCTAGTTCCGACCCCGCGTGCAGAGGCACTTGCCCCCGCTGTTCGCGAAGCACTCTTGCATATTCAGCTCTCCGTCATCGCATGGGATCCAATAAATCCTGCGGAGTCCGATCGCCGATTCAGAATTATCCTTTCAGACTTCATGGCGCTGGTCTTCTTCGACAAGATCATCTTGCGCTTAGCTCGAGAGGCGCCACGGGTCAGCTTCGAGTTGCTGCCACTTGACGACGATCCCGAGGAGCTTCTCCGCCGCGGGGATGTTGATTTTCTGATCCTTCCGGATTTATTCATGTCTGGCGCCCATCCGAAGGCAAGGCTTTTCGAAGAGGAACTGGTGTGTGTCGGCTGCTCTACGAACGAGCAACTGCAAGGGAAGCTCTCCCTGGAGCAATATATGTCCATGGGACATGTCGCGGCTAAGTTCGGACGTGGTCTTAAGCCTTCCGTTGAGCAATGGTTATTGCTGGAGCACGGCTTCAAGAGGCGTATTGAACTCGTCGTGCCGGGGTTTAATTTGATCCCGCCGTTGCTGTCAGGCACTAACCGAATAGCAACCATCCCACTCCGGTTGGTCAAACATTACGAACAAACTATCCCCTTACGGATCATCGAGCATCCTTTGCCACTTCTTTCGTTCACTGAGGCTGTCCAATGGCCGGCTCTTCACAACACTGATCCTGGAAACATATGGATGCGCGAGATTATGATCAAAGAGGCTTCGCGCATGGAATCTGAGATGCAAAGTTGTACGTCCTAA
- a CDS encoding NodA family N-acyltransferase — translation MSSEVRWKICWENELEASDHAELADFFCKTYGPTGAFNAKPFETGRSWGGARPERRAIAYDSHGVASHMGLLRRFIKVGTTDLLVAELGLYGVRPDLEGLGIAHSVRAMFPILRELSVPFAFGTVRHAMRNHMERYCRDGTANMMTGLRVRSTLPDAHSDLPATRTEDVLVLVVPVDRPMTEWPAGSLIERNGSEL, via the coding sequence ATGTCTTCTGAAGTGCGATGGAAAATCTGCTGGGAAAATGAGCTGGAAGCTTCCGACCACGCGGAACTCGCCGATTTTTTTTGCAAGACCTATGGGCCGACGGGAGCGTTCAATGCCAAGCCGTTCGAGACTGGCCGAAGCTGGGGTGGTGCGAGGCCCGAACGCCGCGCAATCGCATATGACTCGCACGGCGTCGCTAGCCACATGGGCTTGTTACGCCGCTTCATAAAAGTCGGTACGACTGATTTGCTTGTGGCCGAGCTAGGCCTGTACGGAGTGCGACCGGATCTAGAAGGATTAGGCATCGCTCACTCGGTCCGCGCTATGTTTCCGATTCTGCGCGAGTTGAGCGTTCCATTTGCTTTCGGAACAGTTCGCCACGCCATGCGGAATCACATGGAAAGATACTGCCGAGATGGTACCGCCAATATGATGACCGGGCTGCGTGTGCGCTCCACGCTTCCAGACGCGCATTCCGACCTGCCAGCCACGCGCACTGAAGATGTCCTCGTATTGGTAGTTCCCGTCGACCGTCCGATGACGGAGTGGCCCGCAGGCTCGTTGATTGAACGAAATGGGTCGGAACTATGA
- the nodB gene encoding chitooligosaccharide deacetylase NodB, giving the protein MKRPAYMSEVPVNHTSGQEDRCVYFTFDDGPNPYCTPQILDILAEHRVPATFFAIGSYVKDHPDLIRRLVAEGHDVANHTMTHPDLATCDPKDVKREIDEAHQAIVSACPQALVRHLRAPYGVWTEDVLSASVRAGLGAVHWSADPRDWSCPGVDVIVDEVLAAARPGAIVLLHDGCPPDEVEQCSLAGLRDQTLIALSRIIPALHSRGFEFRSLP; this is encoded by the coding sequence ATGAAGCGGCCTGCCTATATGAGCGAAGTACCGGTCAATCACACAAGCGGCCAGGAAGATCGCTGCGTTTATTTTACGTTCGATGATGGTCCTAATCCATACTGCACGCCGCAAATCCTTGATATTCTAGCTGAGCACCGTGTCCCGGCGACATTTTTTGCTATCGGTTCATACGTGAAGGATCACCCCGACCTCATTCGGCGTCTTGTGGCGGAAGGTCATGATGTCGCCAATCATACCATGACGCACCCCGACCTCGCCACCTGCGATCCCAAGGATGTCAAACGTGAAATAGACGAGGCGCATCAAGCTATTGTCTCGGCCTGTCCCCAAGCCTTGGTCCGGCACTTACGAGCGCCTTACGGGGTTTGGACTGAAGACGTCCTTTCAGCATCGGTGAGGGCTGGACTTGGAGCCGTTCACTGGTCGGCCGACCCTAGAGACTGGTCTTGCCCGGGCGTCGACGTGATCGTTGACGAGGTGCTTGCTGCTGCTCGGCCTGGGGCAATCGTGCTTTTGCACGACGGGTGTCCTCCCGATGAGGTTGAGCAATGCTCGCTTGCCGGACTCCGTGACCAGACGCTCATAGCACTCTCTCGAATTATTCCGGCACTGCATAGCCGCGGATTCGAGTTTCGTTCACTTCCCTGA
- the nodC gene encoding chitooligosaccharide synthase NodC translates to MTLLATTSIAAISLYAMLSTVYKSAQVFHARRTTISTTPAKDIETNPVPSVDVIVPCFNEDPIVLSECLASLAEQDYAGKLRIYVVDDGSKNRDAVVAQRAVYADDERFNFTILPKNVGKRKAQIAAITQSSGDLILNVDSDTTIAPDVVSKLAHKMRDPAVGAAMGQMKASNQADTWLTRLIDMEYWLACNEERAAQARFGAVMCCCGPCAMYRRSAMLSLLDQYETQLYRGKPSDFGEDRHLTILMLSAGFRTEYVPSAIAATVVPDTMGVYLRQQLRWARSTFRDTLLALPVLPGLDRYLTLDAIGQNVGLLLLALSVLTGIGQFALTATLPWWTILVIGSMTLVRCSVAAYRARELRFLGFALHTLVNIFLLIPLKAYALCTLSNSDWLSRGSVAIAPTVGQQGATKMPGRATSEIAYSGE, encoded by the coding sequence ATGACCCTGCTCGCAACAACCAGCATCGCCGCCATCTCGCTTTATGCAATGCTCTCCACCGTTTACAAGAGCGCGCAGGTCTTTCATGCTAGGCGGACAACGATCTCAACAACACCTGCGAAAGACATTGAAACCAACCCCGTGCCAAGCGTTGATGTCATCGTGCCGTGCTTCAACGAGGACCCAATCGTTCTTTCGGAATGCCTCGCGTCGCTTGCGGAGCAAGATTATGCCGGAAAATTGCGCATCTATGTAGTCGACGACGGTTCCAAAAATCGCGACGCGGTTGTGGCTCAGCGCGCTGTCTATGCAGACGATGAGAGATTCAACTTCACAATTCTCCCTAAAAATGTTGGAAAGCGCAAAGCGCAAATCGCCGCTATAACCCAGTCCTCTGGGGATCTCATTTTGAATGTGGACTCAGACACCACGATCGCCCCCGACGTCGTATCTAAGCTTGCCCACAAAATGCGGGATCCAGCAGTCGGTGCGGCGATGGGCCAAATGAAAGCCAGTAACCAGGCGGACACCTGGCTAACTCGCTTGATTGACATGGAGTACTGGCTTGCCTGCAACGAGGAGCGCGCGGCACAAGCTCGCTTCGGTGCAGTTATGTGTTGCTGCGGCCCATGTGCGATGTACCGTCGGTCTGCTATGCTTTCGCTGCTCGATCAGTACGAGACGCAGCTTTATCGCGGCAAGCCGAGTGACTTCGGCGAAGATCGCCATTTGACGATTCTCATGCTGAGCGCAGGCTTTCGAACTGAGTATGTTCCGAGTGCCATCGCGGCGACAGTCGTTCCAGACACGATGGGTGTTTATCTACGCCAACAACTACGGTGGGCACGCAGCACCTTTCGGGATACTTTGCTTGCGCTTCCTGTACTGCCTGGTCTCGATCGGTATCTCACGCTGGACGCAATCGGGCAAAATGTCGGCCTGCTACTTCTTGCGCTGTCGGTATTGACAGGAATTGGCCAGTTTGCGCTGACCGCCACACTGCCCTGGTGGACGATCCTGGTCATTGGATCCATGACTCTTGTACGCTGTAGCGTGGCTGCCTATCGCGCCCGCGAACTTAGGTTTTTGGGTTTTGCTCTCCACACGCTCGTGAACATCTTTCTCTTAATTCCCTTGAAGGCATATGCCCTTTGTACCCTATCCAATAGCGACTGGCTGTCGCGCGGATCAGTCGCGATTGCGCCCACTGTTGGGCAGCAGGGCGCTACCAAAATGCCAGGGCGGGCGACATCTGAAATTGCCTATAGTGGCGAGTGA